The Coffea arabica cultivar ET-39 chromosome 4e, Coffea Arabica ET-39 HiFi, whole genome shotgun sequence genome includes a window with the following:
- the LOC113740806 gene encoding disease resistance protein RPP13-like — MGSMKLMIAAKDRKTTLAKKVYNHADVRTRFNCRAWVCISSSYNHKETLRAIIKQLNPITNQLLEMLERMQEQDLEQKLHQDLHDKRYLVVLDDIWKEEGWDCLARAFPDVNTSSRLLLTSRNRDVAKHADALSHPHELETLGQEDSWQLFLNKALGHGANVGCPLDFHEVGQKIARRCAGPPLAITVIGALLLGKKKLESEWEKVLNNINTYLSRSKSRMTVISVIKLIHIWIADGVMQKRDAENLEETAAYYVEQLFSRNMVQVAETAVDQRIKSCHDLLREFAISKAKEENFFQIHEIRDGEILAESSLSFETFGKLRIVDLENVRINSVPEEIGEVRFLRDQEDLRDMQVEKAALPQLQCLRIRNCRSLRVLPKELKHISTLDKLELVDMSKDFVSRLDAGLVSNVPYLKIF, encoded by the exons atggGCTCAATGAAACTGATGATAGCTGCAAAAG ACCGTAAGACAACTCTAGCCAAAAAAGTTTATAACCATGCTGATGTCAGGACAAGATTCAACTGCCGGGCTTGGGTCTGCATCTCTTCCAGCTACAATCACAAAGAGACGCTGAGAGCAATCATAAAGCAATTGAATCCGATAACTAATCAGCTACTTGAAATGTTGGAAAGGATGCAAGAGCAAGATTTGGAACAAAAGCTCCATCAAGATCTACATGATAAGCGTTATCTTGTGGTACTCGATGATATATGGAAGGAAGAAGGGTGGGATTGTCTTGCCAGGGCCTTTCCTGACGTTAATACATCAAGTAGATTGCTACTTACAAGTCGTAATCGCGATGTTGCCAAACACGCAGATGCTCTGAGCCACCCACATGAGTTGGAAACTTTGGGGCAGGAAGACAGCTGGCAGTTGTTTCtcaataaggccttaggccatGGAGCTAATGTTGGGTGTCCTCTGGACTTCCACGAAGTAGGCCAAAAGATTGCAAGGAGATGTGCCGGTCCACCACTGGCAATCACAGTTATAGGTGCCCTGCTCCTGGGCAAGAAGAAGTTGGAGAGTGAATGGGAGAAAGTTCTCAACAACATTAATACATACCTATCAAGGAGCAAGAGTAGA ATGACTGTGATTTCCGTCATCAAGTTGATCCATATATGGATTGCAGACGGAGTAATGCAGAAAAGAGATGCAGAAAATTTAGAGGAAACTGCAGCATATTATGTGGAACAACTTTTTAGCAGAAATATGGTTCAGGTTGCAGAGACAGCTGTTGATCAGAGGATTAAAAGCTGTCATGATTTATTGCGAGAATTTGCAATCAGCAaggcaaaggaagaaaatttttttcagaTCCATGAGATCAGGGATGGTGAAATATTAGCAGAATCCAG tcttagcttcgaaactttCGGAAAGCTTAGGATAGTAGACCTTGAGAATGTTAGGATTAATTCCGTGCCAGAAGAAATTGGTGAAGTCAGGTTTCTGAG AGACCAAGAAGACTTGCGTGACATGCAGGTGGAGAAAGCTGCACTGCCACAGCTCCAGTGCCTGAGAATCAGGAACTGCCGCTCATTACGCGTGTTGCCGAAAGAGCTGAAGCACATATCTACTCTTGATAAGCTTGAGCTTGTGGACATGTCAAAAGATTTTGTCAGTAGGCTTGATGCGGGGTTGGTATCCAATGTCCCTTACCTCAAAATATTTTGA